GCAGCAGCGACTTGGGCGTCATGATGATCAGCGGCTTGCGCAGATTGCGCACCATCTGGCGACGCAGCACGTGGAAGATCTGGCTGGCCGTGGTCGGCTGCACGATCTGCATGTTGGCGTCTGCGGCCAGCTGCATGAAGCGTTCCAGACGGGCCGAGCTGTGCTCGGGACCCTGGCCTTCGTAGCCGTGCGGCAGCATCAGCGTGATGCCGTTGATGCGGCCCCACTTCACTTCACCGGAAGCGATGAACTGGTCGATCACCACCTGGGCACCGTTGGCGAAGTCGCCGAACTGGGCTTCCCAGATCACCAGCGACTGCGGGTCGTTGGAAGCGTAGCCGTATTCGAAGCCCAGCACCGCCTCTTCGGACAGGATGGAGTCGATCACGACGAACGGAGCCTGGTTCTCGGAAATGTTCTGCAGCGGGATGTAGATGCCCTCGTCGAACTTCTCGCGCTTCTGGTCGTGCAGCACGGCGTGGCGGTGCGTGAAGGTACCGCGGCCGCAGTCCTCGCCCGACAGGCGCACCGGGAAGCCGCTGGCGCACAGGGAGGCAAAAGCCATGTGCTCGCCCATGCCCCAGTCCACCGGGATGTCGCCACGGCCCATGGCCGCGCGGTCATCCAGCACCTTCTTGACCAGCTGGTGCACGTTGAAGTTTTCCGGCACCGTGGTGATGCGCTCGGCCAGACGCTTCCATTCCGTGACGGGAATGGCGGTGTCGCCGGCATCGGTCCATTTCTTGTCCAGATACGGCGTCCAGTCCACTGCGTACTTGCTCTTGAAGTGGCTGAGCACCGGGTCGACCGTGTGGCGGCCTTCGTCCATGGCAGCGCGGTAGGCCTTGACCATGTCGTCGCCCAGCGTCTCGCCCATGCCCTGCGCAGCCAGCTTGTCGGCGTACAGCTTGCGCGTACCGGGGTGCTTGGCAATCTTGGTGTACATCAGCGGCTGGGTGAGCATGGGGGTGTCCTGCTCGTTGTGGCCCAGTTTGCGGTAGCAGACGATGTCCAGCACCACGTCCTTGCGGAACTCGCTGCGGTACTCCATGGCCCACTGCATGCACAGCGCCACGGCTTCCGGATCGTCGCCGTTCACGTGCAGCACCGGAATGTCCATCATCTTGACCACGTCGGTGCAGTACAGCGTCGAGCGGCTGTCGCGCGGATCGGAAGTGGTGAAACCAATCTGGTTGTTGATGACGATATGCACGGTACCACCGGTGTGGTAGCCACGCGTTTCGGCCAGTGCCAGCGTTTCCATGACCACGCCCTGGCCGGCAAAGGCCGCATCGCCGTGCACCAGCACCGGCAGCACCTGCTTGCCCTGGGGATCCTTGCGGCGGTCCATGCGGGCGCGTACGGAGCCTTCCACCACGGGGTTGACGATTTCGAGGTGGGACGGGTTGAACGCCAGGCTCAGGTGCACCGGACCACCTTCGGTGGACACGTCGGAGCTGAAACCCTGG
The DNA window shown above is from Brachymonas denitrificans and carries:
- a CDS encoding 2-oxoglutarate dehydrogenase E1 component translates to MSDSSVFKAYQSNTYLFGGNAPYVEEMYENYLANPGSVPDSWREYFDNLQHLPAVDGTNSRDIPHMPVINAFAERAKQGGTQVVFANPDVELGRKRTAAQQLIAAYRNSGTRWADLDPLKRSERPNIPELDLAFYDFSDSDLETVFNTSNTFFGKERMALRDLLNALRETYCGTIGAEFMHTSDFNQKRWWQQKLESSRGKPQFNTEKKKRILERLTAAEGLERFLHTKYVGQKRFSLEGGESFIVAMDELINQAGAKGVQEIVIGMAHRGRLNVLVNTLGKMPRDLFAEFDHTAPEDLPSGDVKYHQGFSSDVSTEGGPVHLSLAFNPSHLEIVNPVVEGSVRARMDRRKDPQGKQVLPVLVHGDAAFAGQGVVMETLALAETRGYHTGGTVHIVINNQIGFTTSDPRDSRSTLYCTDVVKMMDIPVLHVNGDDPEAVALCMQWAMEYRSEFRKDVVLDIVCYRKLGHNEQDTPMLTQPLMYTKIAKHPGTRKLYADKLAAQGMGETLGDDMVKAYRAAMDEGRHTVDPVLSHFKSKYAVDWTPYLDKKWTDAGDTAIPVTEWKRLAERITTVPENFNVHQLVKKVLDDRAAMGRGDIPVDWGMGEHMAFASLCASGFPVRLSGEDCGRGTFTHRHAVLHDQKREKFDEGIYIPLQNISENQAPFVVIDSILSEEAVLGFEYGYASNDPQSLVIWEAQFGDFANGAQVVIDQFIASGEVKWGRINGITLMLPHGYEGQGPEHSSARLERFMQLAADANMQIVQPTTASQIFHVLRRQMVRNLRKPLIIMTPKSLLRNKDATSPLSEFTKGGFQTVIPEQNADVQNKADKVKRVLVCSGKVYYDLVKKREERKDNDVAILRVEQLYPFPHKAFSTELKKYPNCQEVVWCQDEPQNQGAWFFVQHSIFENMAPGQKLGYSGRAASASPAVGYAHLHQDQQKSLVEGAFARLKGFVLTR